The following are encoded together in the Culex pipiens pallens isolate TS chromosome 1, TS_CPP_V2, whole genome shotgun sequence genome:
- the LOC120423593 gene encoding lipase 3-like — MILLRILLVVFCIGTTFATVDLISAEGYTVEQHETVTSDGYVLTMFRIPGTPGNSSRPVVFLQHGLLCSSTDWLVLGAGHSLAFLFADAGYDVWLGNARGNTHSRRHVALDPARDETFWDFSWHQIGLYDLPAMVDYALQVTGESALHYVGHSQGTTAFFVMTSLRPEYNGKIRSMQALAPVAFMGHLQSPFLRVLAPFVDQIEWITGMLGANEFLPSNSMLALGGQKFCQDTSPVVELCANTLFLIGGFNSAQLNRSSLPVILENTPAGASVKQLVHYAHNINSGSFRQFDYGWALNLVRYGSILPPKYPLDRVTAPVLLHYGENDWLAAISDVHLLARELGNLVAILPVSDRKWNHLDFTYAVDAKIRLYEKVIDIVEQYENLT; from the exons ATGATCCTGTTGCGCATTCTGTTGGTAGTATTCTGTATCGGAACTACGTTTGCTACGGTTGACCTGATATCCGCTGAGGGTTACACTGTAGAGCAGCATGAAACCGTTACCTCCGATGGCTACGTACTAACCATGTTCCGGATCCCAGGAACACCCGGAAACTCCAGCCGACCAGTTGTGTTTCTTCAGCATGGCCTACTCTGCTCGTCAACCGACTGGCTCGTACTGGGAGCGGGACATTCCCTGGCCTTCTTATTTGCGGATGCCGGATACGACGTTTGGCTGGGTAACGCTCGTGGTAACACTCACTCGCGACGACACGTAGCGCTAGATCCCGCGAGGGACGAAACCTTCTGGGACTTTAGCTGGCACCAGATCGGGCTGTACGATCTGCCGGCCATGGTCGACTACGCGTTGCAGGTAACCGGGGAATCGGCGCTGCATTATGTTGGCCACTCGCAGGGCACTACGGCGTTCTTCGTGATGACTTCGCTACGGCCGGAGTACAACGGGAAGATCCGGTCGATGCAGGCGCTGGCCCCGGTGGCTTTTATGGGTCACTTGCAGTCACCGTTTCTGCGGGTTTTGGCGCCGTTTGTCGATCAGATCGAG TGGATCACCGGAATGCTCGGAGCCAATGAGTTCCTGCCAAGTAATAGTATGCTGGCGCTGGGAGGGCAAAAGTTCTGCCAGGACACGTCCCCGGTGGTTGAACTCTGCGCCAACACGCTCTTTCTGATTGGTGGATTCAATTCGGCTCAGCTAAACCGGAGTTCGCTCCCGGTCATCCTGGAAAATACTCCAGCCGGAGCTTCCGTCAAACAACTGGTCCACTACGCTCACAACATCAATTCGGGTAGCTTCCGGCAGTTTGACTACGGTTGGGCCCTTAATCTGGTCCGGTACGGATCGATCCTGCCTCCAAAGTACCCGTTGGATCGTGTAACGGCGCCGGTACTGTTACATTACGGAGAAAATGACTGGCTTGCCGCTATCAGTGATGTCCATCTTTTGGCAAGGGAGCTCGGGAATCTGGTCGCAATACTTCCGGTTTCCGACCGGAAGTGGAACCATCTGGACTTCACTTACGCTGTGGACGCCAAAATTCGACTCTATGAGAAAGTCATCGACATTGTTGAGCAGTACGAAAACCTAACctag